A genomic window from Lotus japonicus ecotype B-129 chromosome 1, LjGifu_v1.2 includes:
- the LOC130730105 gene encoding uncharacterized protein LOC130730105, which yields MKNIVLETYNGKSDPKEHMLYFNTKMVITAASDAVKCRMFPATFKGTTMAWFTTLPRGSITNFRDFSSKFLVQFSTSKTKQVTIEDLYNVRQSEGETLKQYVKRFSATSVKIEESEQHACARAFKNGLQPGKLNSKLSRKPARYMAEIRTRANTYILDEEDDAFKRRCTKKEKDGELGDASPEEKRTKERGESSKKRDRKVRTREKTAKEPLYPRRENFERRRPWHQADPRRREESGKSLNAHLTELLREVKANHAVEEGEKETDPPRVALDKTKWCEYHRSAGHETGDCFTLKNEIERLIRAGRS from the coding sequence atgaagaatattGTACTTGAGACATACAACGGGAAATCTGATCCCAAAGAGCACATGTTATACTTCAACACAAAAATGGTGATCACTGCCGCTTCTGACgctgtgaagtgcaggatgtttccagctACGTTCAAAGGCACAACCATGGCTTGGTTTACCACGCTACCCCGGGGATCCATCACTAATTTCCGtgacttctcatcaaaattcctcgTCCAGTTTTCCACCAGCAAAACCAAGCAGGTGACGATCGAGGATCTCTACAACGTTCGCCAATCTGAGGGCGAGACTCTAAAGCAGTATGTAAAACGATTCAGCGCAACATCAGTCAAAATTGAGGAGTCAGAGCAGCACGCCTGTGCGCGTGCCTTCAAGAACGGGTTGCAACCGGGGAAGCTGAACAGCAAATTGAGCCGCAAACCGGCTCGGTATATGGCGGAGATCCGGACGCGAGCAAACACCTACATTCTGGACGAGGAAGATGATGCTTTCAAGCGAAGGTGCACGAAAAAGGAGAAAGACGGCGAGCTGGGGGACGCTTCGCCGGAAGAAAAGCGGACTAAGGAAAGGGGAGAGAGCAGCAAAAAGCGAGACAGGAAGGTAAGGACAAGAGAAAAGACTGCGAAGGAGCCATTGTATCCTAGGAGAGAAAACTTTGAGCGTCGCAGACCGTGGCATCAAGCTGACCCTCGCCGACGAGAGGAGTCAGGAAAGAGTCTTAACGCCCATCTGACGGAGTTGCTTCGAGAGGTCAAGGCAAATCAcgcagttgaggaaggcgaGAAAGAGACCGACCCGCCCCGAGTGGCGTTGGATAAAAcaaagtggtgcgagtaccaccgtTCGGCCGGCCACGAAACGGGAGATTGCTTTACCCTGAAGAACGAGATTGAGAGGCTCATTCGAGCGGGACGATCGTAG
- the LOC130730114 gene encoding uncharacterized protein LOC130730114: MGHSAGQDGWPWVRASLIQELETNVLMYNRMWGTDVVYGLHDRLTLPLVDPATPDKWFQLPEMGYLVATKYQLVLVSLSSMGCNTYFPLIGAGPRDEHTVIAIGHVINHWLQLTPGHPMPTIAPQWDWHADLASKYWRNLYGPRLDMYAEQFQAWLGAFSGHADYVDITKD; this comes from the exons ATGGGGCATTCCGCCGGTCAGGACGGTTGGCCTTGGGTTAGGGCTTCATTGATACAAGAACTTGAGACCAATGTGTTAATGTATAATAGGATGTGGGGCACAGATGTTGTTTATGGCTTACATGATCGTCTCACTCTTCCTCTTGTTGACCCGGCCACCCCTGACAAATGGTttcaactgccagagatgggataccttgttgcCACAAAGTACCAATTGGTTCTCGTATCCTTATCCTCTATGGGTTGTAACACATACTTTCCACTGATAGGAGCCGGTCCACGAGATGAGCATACTGTTATAGCTATTGGACATGTGATAAATCACTGG CTCCAATTAACTcctggacatcctatgccgaCTATTGCTCCCCAGTGGGATTGGCACGCTGATCTTGCCTCCAAATACTGGCGCAACCTATATGGTCCACGTTTAGACATGTACGCTGAACAATTCCAAGCTTGGCTTGGTGCTTTTAGTGGTCATGCGGACTATGTGGACATCACCAAAGATTGA